The genome window gataccggttgagacctgatttaggacccaggatgtgatctattctggagaatgttccatgtgcaatagagaagaatgtgtattctgttgctttgggatggaatgttctgaatatatctgtgatgtccatctggtccagtgtgtcatttaaggcctttatttccttgttgatcttttgcttagatgatctgtccatttcatgaggggagtgttaaagtcccctactattattgtattattgtcaatgtgtttctttgattttgttattaattggtttatNNNNNNNNNNNNNNNNNNNNNNNNNNNNNNNNNNNNNNNNNNNNNNNNNNNNNNNNNNNNNNNNNNNNNNNNNNNNNNNNNNNNNNNNNNNNNNNNNNNNagagaagaatgtgtattctgttgcgttgggatggaatgttctgaatatatctgtgatgtccatctggtccagtgtgtcatttaaggcctttatttccttgttgatcttttgcttagatgatctgtccatttcatgaggggagtgttaaagtcccctactattattgtattattgtcaatgtgtttctttgattttgttattaattggtttatatagttggctgctcccatgttagaggcatagatatttaaaatggttagaacttcttgttggacagaccctttgaatatgatatagtgtccttcctcatctcttattatagtctttggcttaaagtctaattgatctgatataaggattgccacccctgctttcttctgatggccattagcatggtaaattgttttccatcccctcactttaaatctggaggtgtctttgggtctaaaatgagtttcttggaggcaacatattgatgggttttgtttttttatccattctgatacccagtgtcttttgattggggcatttagcccattaacattcagggtaactattgagagatatgaatttagtgccattgtattgcctgtaaggtgactgttcctatatattgtctctgttcctttctgatctaccacttgtaggctctctctttgcttagaggaccatttcaatatttcctgtagagctggtttggtgtttgcaaattctttcagtttttgtttgtcctggaagctttttatctctctttctattttcagtgatagcctagctgggtgtagtattcttggctgcatgtttttctcatttagtgctctgaatatatcatgccagttctttctggcctgccaggtctctttggataagcctgctgccaatctaatacttttaccattgtatgttacagacttcttttcccaggctgctttcaggattttctctttgtcgctaagacttataaattttattattaggtgatggggtgtggatctattcttactgattttgaggagggttctctgcccctcctggattttgatgcttgttccctttgccattttagggaaattctctacaataattctctccaatatgccttctgctcccctctctctttcttcttcttctggaatcccaattattctaaagttgttttgtcttatggtgtaacttatctctcgaattctcttctcatggtccagtatttgtttgtctctcttttgctcagcttctttattctctgtcatttggtcttctatgtcactaattctttctcctgcctcatttatcctaggagtaagagcctccattttttattgcacctcattaatagctttctttatttcaacttcattagattttagttcttttatttctccagaaagggcttttatctctctggagagggtttctctaatatcttccatgtcttttttgagcCCTGCTAAAAGCTTAAGAATCGTcactctgaactctagatctgacatattaccaatgtctgtatttattaggtccctagctttcagtattgcctcttgttctttttttttttttttttttttttgtggtgagtttttcttccttgtcattttatccagataagaaatatgaaggagcaaataaaatactaaaaccaTGGAAACGACCCCAGGAAAATTttctttaaccaaattagaagagaccccaaatcgtgggggggggggaggagaaaggggataagaagaagttcaggaaaaaaaattttttaaagaaaacgaagaaaaaaaaaaaatatatatatatataagactggtgactagaacagggtcacccaattaatttggggagtattttggtctcttagaagaaactacctcccaaaattttaaagaatgaaaaacatctataagggtaaacacaatgaagggatggaatatgcctataaagatgaaaaaaattttaatttctaaaaaaggagttgataaagtaagttggttgggagaataaggaaaaagaacatggagagaatttgcttgggctggagactagaacaagcctgaagctagatttagggtatattttgatctattagaataagatttaccccaaattttttagaagaaaaaaaaaaccctatgcgtatacaaaaaataaagttagatacaatgaaggataaagtatgactataataatgaaggttcaaaaaagattattttttatgaaaggtattgttaagataaactagttaaaaacattaaaagaggaaagggtaaaagttaaaaaaaattagcagacaaaaaaataaaattaaaaaaattaattaactgcaagactaaacaatcatggggagaaagccatgaattccatgctttgctttctcctcctttggaattccgcaatctccttggtaagtgaactttgtcttggctggatttcttgttgatcttctgggggaggggcctgttgtagtgattctcaagtgtctttgcccgaggcagaattgcaagCCCTTACCCCAGGCCAGGCTAAATAAGTCACTCGGATtagctttcaggagcttttgttccctgaacactttctctaaaattccagagaacaggaataaaaatggcggcctcccaatctccagcccagaggagccaagagttcggggccccactactcagtTCACCTTCAGAGAAAaacgctcaatcactcccatctccctggcctcctgctgcactccgagctcacccagcctgtgaccaagcatctctgtctctggcacacagctccacctggagtctccaaaccctgcagatccctgagctcttccagggggtGTCTCCCTGAATCTTGTGGtgaccccactcacagagcagtggcctgtgccacagattatagttcaaggtaaccccaagttgaaagtccactcctcagctctgtctctgtagctggcttccccgcttTAATACccgtgagctctgtgacactcagacacccccgatccttctatGACCCTGCAGAACCTGGGGCCATGCTAACTCCACCTGGGCTTCACCCAGGGTtggcctctggagtgatgtccctcagtaaagcagacttttaaagtcctaattttgtgctctgttgttccGCGGCTtactgggagctggcccctcccaccaaggtctatcttcctgtcgctttggattcacttctccatcagtcctaccttttagaaaatggtcaatttctgttcctagaattattgctcttcttctcttcgatctcctgttggatttgtaggtgttccgaatggtttgataagctatctagctgatctccagctatctgatgttttctcagcttgctatttctccgccatcttgactcctcctcagtggttttgtgtgtgtgtgtgtgtaaatacagcTTTATCTTAGCTTCTTCTTGAAGTGTATTTTGCTACAGATTTTTGGTTCAGCCGCTCTTTTATTTACTCCTgcactttcaaaatttttttcactctcaggatgcctgggtggctcactcagttaagcacctgccttcagctcaggttatgatcccagggtcctgggggttctgggatcctgctgccttgggctccctgcttagtggggagtctccctctgcctctgcccctcccgcaacttgtgcactctctttctctcaaataaattttaaaaaaaagaagaagaagaagaagaaccaactGGTAGTTAACtggtagttttaaaaaagaagacactgaaaacactaattgaagaagatacatgcacccctgtgatGATTACAACatgatttacaatagccaagatatggaagcaacccaagtgtccactgatagatgaatggatcgaGAAGGTGATGTTtataatggaatatcactcagccataaaaaagaatgaactcttgccatttacaacaacatggatggatctagagggtataatgttaagtgaaacaagtcagacagataaagacaaataccacatgatttcactcagatgtgaaatttaagaaataaataaagaaaaaagagacaaacaattcagatttttaaatacagagaacaaattgatggttatcaAAGGGGAAATGGGTTAAAGATGGGTAAACTAGATAAAAGGAATCAAGAATGCACTTTTCTGGATGAGCACTAAATAATGTACATGACTGTTGAATCATTacatcatacacctgaaactaacataacactatatgttaatgaTGCATCAACTAATAAAGACattgatattttgaaataatgttcactaaaaaatatatcattacaaTATTAAGTTaagtttaatatataataaatactttgAATGCCAAAGAAAATTCtggttatttaatattaaataaaaatgtaagacataaaaatcatataatgatTTCTAGAACAATGTGTGAAAATATgcttaaagaacaaaatattttccagaaattaATGATTATTATCTGGGTATGGTTATTATGATCATTACAAGGTTTCCtataacctattttttaaatgaacagatgTCATTGATATATTAAATAGAAAACTGGAactctaaaacaaatgaaataaaaaacagtaagtaAAGGACTTATCTTAAAGTGATGAAAACTGATGTGAAAAACAAGAAcaatcaaaggaaaaaatgaatggtTTGACTATGTGGAAATCAGCAGGCATCAGGGTACACAGTTCTTAAAGAGTTTCTACcagggggatgcctggatggctcagagggttaagtatctgtctttggctcaggtcatgatccaagatatgggatccttggatcgagtcctacattgggctccctgctcagcggggagtctgcttctccctctccctctgtccttctgatttgtgctctctctcactctcgctctcaaataaataatagcttttttaaaaagtttctaccAGCAACTACCATAAATatggttcattcatttatcctcccattacttattcattcaacaaatacttaacaGGTCCCAAAATGTGCTACCAACTGCCACAGGTGGTGCAACAAATAAAGTAGGTAAAGCACAAAAGTGCTTTTCTCATCAAACTTATACCTGGAAGAATGTGgagataaacaaaataagtaagcAAAGCTGGGAGGCAGCCAGCTTTATACAATGGTTGACTATCACCACCAGCaccggcagcagcagcagcatatgttgtaaagaaaaataacatctgAAAAGGGCTTAGAGCCACAGAGTGCTGAGATATCACAGCCACTGCAACTTACATATGCGATGTTACGatgcttaattttatgtgtccactTGCCTAGACCCTAGTGCCCAACTGTTTAGTTAAGCACGAGTCTCGATGTTGctatgaagatattttttaaatgcaattaatatttaaatcgTTAAACTCTGAGTGAAGCAGACAATCCCCCATAATGTGTGCAGGCTTCATTCAGTGAATGGAAGGCCTAAAGggcaaagacagaggcagaggaggatgGAGTTCTGCCTTCAGATTGCAACATCATCCTCACTCTGCCTGAGCTTCCAGCCTTCTGAATCAAAACTGTGACAtgaatacttccttttttttttaatgaaaagaaagaaaattttatttttccaaaaacaaCATGGCTATACATTTGTAGGAAAAACTACAGACAGAATCTACAACAACAAAGCTGCAAGAGTTCGTAAGTGGAGTTAGGAAGCCGACAAGAAGAAGGTCAATATACAAGAATCAACTCTATTACCAGTGATGTAGATTTTGATATTGTAGggcaactttggaaaacaatactcatttggaaaagaaaaaattttttaaataccatttataatagctTCTCAAAATGTAAGCTGCTTAGggaccaaacacacacacacacacacacacacacacaaacagcaactgactcataaatacagagaataaactgatgcttgccagagggaggaggggtcTGGGGCTGGGAGAAATAGGTGGAGGGGATCAAgatgtacaaacttccagttataaaataaatatatcacagGGGAAAGGAAAGTTCACCAACTGCCAGGAAGAAATCACTGTCAAAGATTTATGCACTGTCATTCTCCCATCCACAGTTAGAGAGGAAAGTgagtgagacacagagaggtggcCTGGGCTAGTGCTCAACTCTATGGGGGAGAAAGCTAATTAAGGCCACAAAGATACTGATGTTTAAATATCggtattatttaaataattatttaattatttagtgaCACCTTAGAGACTGTGGAAGAAACATGTACAAAATCACACTGAAATCACTAGAAACAGCAACGTGACCTGATGGCATTTGACTAGTACCTGACCCGCTGTCATATGCTGGTGTTGAAGCTCATTTTATGCATTGAGAGAATTGCTAACAAAAAAGAACACCAGCTTCCAACATCaaagttatttctgttttgtaaatagCACATGAACCACATGGTCCCGGATCTGTTTGGTCTTAATCCCATAAATGATGGGATTTAGCATAGGAGGAGCCAGAATGCAGACATTGGACAGTAGGACGTGAATGTGGGGTGCAATGTGGTGTCCAAACCTCTGAGTAAGGGTTGTAAAGATCCCAGGCCCATAAAAAAGGACGATGACACAGACATGGGAGCCACAGGTATTGAGAGCTTTGTGGCGAGCATCTCGGGATGGGATGCGGAAAACAGCACGGAGAATCAgcacatatgaaataaaaatcaacacaATATCTAAGACCACTGTTGACACTAGGACAAAAATCCCATACCAGACGTTCACTCGAATGTCATTACAGGAAACATGGGCCAAGACAATGTGCTTACAAGCTGTGTTTGGGAGGATGTTACTTTTGCAGAAGGTCAATCTTTTCAGAAGAAATATTACGGGGAAAATTGTACCGTAGCTTCTTAGACAGACAGTCACTCCAATTTTCCCAATCAGAGCAGGTGTAAGAATAGTGGTGTATCTCAGGGGGTAGCATATGGCAAGGTAGCGGTCAAACGCCATCACCAGCAAGATCCCTGACTCAGAGATGAAGGTGCAGTAGATGAAGAAGAGCTGAGTGATGCAGCGATCCAGGGAGATCTCCCCAGCACGGAACCAGAAGATGGCCAAGGCCTGAGGTACGGTGCATGTGGAAAGAATGAGATCTGCTCCGGCCAGCATGCAGAGGAAGAGGTACATGGGTTCCCGGAGGTTGCGACTCGTGAGGATAATGCAGATGAGCAGGCTGTTCCCAAGCAGGGCGACGACATAGGAAATGAGGAAGGGGATGGAAATCCACACGTGCTGGTCCTCTAGCCCGGGAACGCCCAGTAAGCAAAAGACCATGTGGCTAACACCAGTGTGGTTTAAGGCAGTCATGCCTCGAACAGACCTTCCTATTCACAAAGAGGAAAATTCAGTTTATACACAAAGATTTTCTTTGCTGTTACCAAGGGCTTTTCACATCTACTTAACGCTATTCAATTTTGAGAGTGCCAGGAACTACGGTACCAACAGAAAATAAGACAGTTTGTTCAAGAATaaggggaaaaagagggaaatacAGAGGCAACCCAAGAAATAGacacttaactacagagaacaaactgatggtcaccagaggggaggtgagtagggGGATGTGTGAAACAGGTGATGCTGATTGAAGGAGGGCACTTACTGTGATCAGAACCCactgatgtatggaagtgttgactCACCATATTACACACCCACAACTAATAGcacactatgttaactaactagaatttaaatgaaaacatttttaaaattaaaaaaaattttaaagatgtgattTGTTTTCTGAACAAGGTCATAAGCTCATAAATAAGACAGATATTTATATaactaatgaaaattaaatgattaagTCAATATTAGTTATACAGGAAATTTTCAATATGGAAACACAATAGAAGTAATTCTtgttattcatatttataatggCCTTAGGAATTACTTCAGGGGCAACTGCGTGGCTCTGTAAgttaggcatctacctttggctcaggttccgATCTTGGGCTCCtcagatagagccccatgttgggctccctgctcagagaggagcctgcttctccctctccatctccctctgcctctcctcccactcactcactcatgctatcactgtctctcaaataaataaataaaaacttttaaaaaaaaaaagaatgacttcttATCTGATCTTAACCTTGAAAATAAAGTAGGATGTCTTCAAGTTAGGCGATTGTCAAGTGATGAATGGAGAGAAGTTGTCTGggagtctaaaaaaaaaaaatgtttgacctACAAATGCAAAATATGTCTAAAGCACCTGTCAGTTCTGTGAGGTTGAGATGTTGCAAATTTGGagcaactggggaaaaaaatggcaacAAAAGTAGATTGGCTGTTAATATTATTTAAAGGGAACAGACTTTGTCTGTTACGAAAAATGGTCAGCCATAAATTGTTTTGAAGTTGGAAAgcattttggatatatttatcTGACAGCTATATAGAAAAGGGAAAGGATGGAAAAGGGAGCAAAGACTAAAATTTGATGAGGTTTGCCCTAGTGAGAGAAATTTATGAACTCATGCATTGCTATCACAGTGAAATAAGATCAagaaattaacctttttttttttcagttagtagtcattttaattttttattttttataaacatatatttttatccccaggggtacaggtctgtgaatcaccaggtttaca of Mustela nigripes isolate SB6536 chromosome 1, MUSNIG.SB6536, whole genome shotgun sequence contains these proteins:
- the LOC132011846 gene encoding olfactory receptor 52B4-like, encoding MTALNHTGVSHMVFCLLGVPGLEDQHVWISIPFLISYVVALLGNSLLICIILTSRNLREPMYLFLCMLAGADLILSTCTVPQALAIFWFRAGEISLDRCITQLFFIYCTFISESGILLVMAFDRYLAICYPLRYTTILTPALIGKIGVTVCLRSYGTIFPVIFLLKRLTFCKSNILPNTACKHIVLAHVSCNDIRVNVWYGIFVLVSTVVLDIVLIFISYVLILRAVFRIPSRDARHKALNTCGSHVCVIVLFYGPGIFTTLTQRFGHHIAPHIHVLLSNVCILAPPMLNPIIYGIKTKQIRDHVVHVLFTKQK